In a single window of the Candidatus Celerinatantimonas neptuna genome:
- the intQ gene encoding Putative defective protein IntQ, whose product MGTERTDLKGVTIRDNKTIYISFMYHGKRCREPLRGLPPTKSNLRYAARKKAAVEMDIEKGIFDYLEHFPNSRSAILLGEKTKTETTVSCYLEAYMESCLLRGLSPSTLIGYRKCITALKPLHDVYISEVTPALIKRFITQASCSLKTMRNILSVLRSSLDEGITDGVIKINPCVGVNPGRYIRKEDKLSTRGQNKDVDPFTPAEEKAIIKAAESHPQWQNLFRFWLHSGLRTSELIALKWDDVDWINHKVSVVEALVSGITKSTKTRAGRRMIELDSEAMHALHQQKEHTFLHSDYIFHDPRLKTHWQTSDSVRKKAWQPTLKKAGVRYRRPYNCRHTFACRHISSGANLWWLAEQMGHASPEMLFRHYGSYMREYDHSEKQSHNINS is encoded by the coding sequence ATGGGCACGGAACGGACGGATCTAAAAGGGGTCACCATACGGGATAACAAAACGATTTATATCTCGTTTATGTATCACGGCAAACGTTGCCGTGAGCCTCTTAGGGGATTGCCACCAACAAAATCAAATCTTCGATATGCGGCCCGCAAAAAAGCGGCTGTGGAGATGGATATAGAGAAAGGGATTTTTGATTATCTCGAGCATTTCCCGAATAGCCGCTCCGCCATATTGTTGGGAGAGAAAACAAAAACAGAGACAACCGTCAGCTGTTATCTCGAAGCCTATATGGAAAGCTGCCTGCTTAGGGGGTTATCACCATCAACGCTGATTGGTTATCGTAAGTGCATCACGGCACTCAAGCCTCTGCATGATGTTTACATCAGTGAAGTAACTCCCGCACTGATTAAACGATTTATCACGCAGGCATCGTGTAGCCTTAAAACAATGCGAAACATCCTGTCAGTTTTACGTTCATCACTGGATGAAGGCATCACGGATGGTGTAATCAAAATTAATCCCTGTGTCGGTGTCAATCCTGGTCGTTATATCCGCAAAGAGGACAAGCTATCCACTCGGGGACAAAACAAAGATGTAGACCCATTTACACCTGCAGAAGAAAAAGCAATTATCAAAGCGGCAGAAAGCCATCCCCAATGGCAAAACCTGTTCCGATTTTGGCTACACAGTGGATTAAGGACTTCCGAGCTCATTGCATTAAAATGGGATGATGTAGACTGGATCAATCACAAAGTCTCTGTTGTCGAAGCGCTTGTTTCTGGCATCACGAAATCAACAAAAACTCGAGCAGGCAGACGAATGATCGAGTTAGATAGTGAAGCAATGCATGCCCTCCACCAGCAAAAAGAGCACACCTTTTTACACAGCGACTATATATTTCATGATCCACGACTAAAGACGCACTGGCAAACCAGTGACTCAGTGCGCAAAAAAGCCTGGCAACCCACACTCAAAAAAGCAGGCGTTCGCTACCGACGCCCTTACAACTGCCGACACACATTTGCATGTCGCCACATCTCATCCGGCGCAAACCTCTGGTGGCTAGCAGAACAAATGGGCCATGCCTCACCAGAAATGCTATTCAGGCATTATGGGAGCTATATGCGGGAATATGATCACTCCGAAAAACAAAGCCATAACATCAACAGCTAA
- the xerC_5 gene encoding Tyrosine recombinase XerC → MRYLHISKSGIWQFRYQVSPQHRHLFGDRREIKRSLKTSDKAKAAVMALELEIQVRKTILTPTASTSLDKHPFTPIISQVKTPSTNEISCYNALKRFCKYKADHISPKAVKMLEAKCKIVLDLVGKPNLKAIRRSDAESTASLLRNYPTNLKKHKQFEGLSGHEAIELNKELGLVTLSDESVKDYCQKMSGFFQWCQLNELTDINPFKAIRFKKTHRDSEAKNAYTPIELEKIFGAIVRAKQAHKHPYYFWLPLLAYFTGARLNELCQLYRADIYQVDGIWVIQIDDRFDGQRLKNLTSRRIVPIHDQLLSLGFIEFVQSVQHERIFPELKKSRDGFGTAASKWFGRFKTRLGFDRGHDFHSFRHTVATQLKRQQISHIVAGELLGHAQNNITYDRYGKGLDTAQLKEVINTIDAFPVLKSLKN, encoded by the coding sequence ATGCGCTATCTACACATTTCAAAATCTGGCATTTGGCAATTTCGTTACCAAGTTTCCCCGCAACATCGTCACCTGTTTGGTGACCGTCGTGAGATCAAACGCTCACTAAAAACTTCAGATAAAGCCAAAGCTGCTGTTATGGCTCTTGAACTTGAAATTCAAGTTCGGAAGACTATCTTGACGCCAACGGCATCAACATCACTTGATAAACACCCTTTCACACCCATCATTTCGCAAGTAAAGACCCCATCAACAAACGAAATCTCGTGTTATAACGCGCTAAAACGCTTTTGTAAGTACAAGGCTGATCATATCTCACCCAAAGCTGTAAAGATGCTAGAAGCTAAGTGCAAGATTGTTCTCGACCTTGTTGGAAAACCGAACTTAAAAGCTATTCGGCGTTCTGACGCTGAATCGACTGCATCTCTCCTACGCAACTATCCAACGAACCTCAAGAAGCACAAACAATTTGAAGGCCTATCAGGGCATGAAGCAATCGAACTAAATAAAGAATTAGGTCTAGTCACATTAAGTGATGAATCAGTCAAAGACTATTGCCAAAAAATGTCCGGCTTCTTCCAGTGGTGTCAATTGAACGAGCTAACTGACATCAATCCATTCAAAGCCATCAGGTTCAAAAAAACTCATCGAGATAGTGAAGCTAAAAACGCTTATACCCCAATTGAGCTAGAGAAAATTTTCGGCGCCATCGTACGCGCTAAGCAAGCACATAAGCACCCCTACTATTTCTGGTTACCACTGCTTGCTTACTTCACGGGGGCACGGCTTAACGAACTTTGCCAGCTTTATAGAGCCGACATTTATCAAGTTGACGGCATATGGGTCATTCAAATTGATGATAGATTTGATGGGCAGAGGCTAAAGAACTTAACAAGCCGTCGTATCGTTCCAATCCACGATCAGTTACTAAGCCTTGGCTTTATTGAATTTGTGCAATCTGTACAACATGAACGAATCTTCCCTGAGCTAAAGAAATCTCGTGATGGCTTCGGTACTGCTGCATCAAAGTGGTTTGGTCGCTTCAAAACTAGGTTAGGGTTCGATAGAGGGCATGATTTTCACTCGTTTAGGCACACCGTTGCTACTCAATTGAAGAGACAACAAATCTCTCACATCGTTGCAGGTGAGTTGCTTGGCCATGCCCAAAATAACATTACTTATGACCGATATGGAAAGGGATTAGATACAGCACAGCTCAAGGAGGTGATCAATACGATTGATGCCTTCCCAGTATTAAAGTCACTCAAAAACTAG
- the prtR gene encoding HTH-type transcriptional regulator PrtR: protein MQNETVGERIRRVRNELKLTQKDIAKSIGVSAASVTQWERGDTTPKGSNLIAICKKLKVDPSWLQTGKGEKKAAIPNAELLGNMQVWDSSTPLGEDEVAIPFLTEVHLSVGHGSLDNIELDHGLRLRFAKSTLRRYNVQPENAVCVVVTGNSMEPVLPNGSTVGINCGNKELIDGKIFAINHSGELFIKKLYRLPGGGMRIYSFNETEYPAREYTQRQIEEQRITIIGRVFWYSVLL, encoded by the coding sequence ATGCAAAATGAAACTGTTGGCGAACGTATTCGTCGAGTTCGAAATGAACTAAAGCTAACCCAGAAAGATATCGCCAAAAGTATTGGGGTTTCTGCCGCATCTGTCACTCAATGGGAACGAGGAGATACCACTCCCAAAGGAAGTAACTTAATAGCCATTTGTAAGAAACTAAAGGTTGATCCTTCTTGGTTACAGACAGGGAAAGGGGAAAAGAAAGCTGCAATACCTAATGCAGAGTTATTAGGAAATATGCAGGTCTGGGATAGTTCTACCCCTTTAGGAGAAGATGAAGTGGCCATACCTTTTCTGACAGAAGTTCATTTATCAGTAGGTCATGGTTCACTCGACAATATTGAGCTAGATCATGGGCTTAGACTTAGATTTGCCAAATCAACTCTGAGAAGATACAACGTTCAACCGGAAAATGCTGTATGTGTAGTTGTAACGGGTAACAGCATGGAACCAGTTCTACCCAACGGTTCTACAGTTGGCATCAATTGTGGGAACAAAGAACTTATAGATGGTAAAATTTTTGCGATAAATCACAGTGGTGAATTATTTATCAAGAAATTATATCGCTTACCTGGTGGTGGAATGCGTATATACAGCTTTAACGAAACAGAATATCCAGCAAGAGAATATACTCAACGACAAATTGAAGAACAGCGTATCACCATCATCGGTAGAGTTTTTTGGTATTCTGTTCTTTTATAA
- the xerC_4 gene encoding Tyrosine recombinase XerC gives MPEETFLLNAVVISLFMVTSVCFYLFSKKKKQHQDPFNIKGTYINSTREFKTSLDKSIDALDYKISLSLSILEIKNLNSLSRKHAENLRNLLKHYPKNVKKYADFKGLKPLEIIELNKTLGKPTLSPRTIKGIIQCMSTFCTWCVSHGYIKTNHFYKLPTLKPRAKDVRFDFNDEQLTSIFHMDDYTSFKFKHSYYYWIPLLLRLTGARLNELCQLWREDIKLIDSIWCLIIHENNDGQRVKNMHSARIIPIHSALLERGFIEFVKSKNTNLLFDELKAKNGYYSHSVSKWFARRRASLGLGKGLDAHSFRHTFSSELKRKEVSKSIVEELLGHSHNSISFDLYGKKFQPSKLLEVVELIDDSHLAHIKPFYN, from the coding sequence ATGCCAGAAGAAACCTTTCTGTTAAATGCAGTTGTTATATCTTTATTTATGGTTACCAGTGTTTGTTTTTATTTATTTTCAAAAAAGAAAAAACAACACCAAGATCCATTTAATATTAAAGGTACATATATAAATTCAACACGTGAGTTCAAAACCTCTTTAGATAAGAGCATAGATGCTTTGGATTATAAAATATCTCTCTCATTATCTATTTTGGAAATTAAAAATCTAAACTCGCTAAGTAGAAAGCATGCTGAGAATTTAAGGAACTTATTAAAACATTATCCTAAGAATGTAAAAAAGTACGCTGACTTTAAAGGACTAAAGCCATTAGAAATAATCGAGTTGAATAAAACTCTTGGTAAACCGACACTAAGCCCAAGAACGATTAAAGGCATCATCCAATGCATGTCAACGTTCTGCACTTGGTGTGTATCACACGGATATATTAAAACTAATCACTTTTATAAACTGCCAACACTGAAGCCTAGAGCAAAAGATGTAAGGTTTGATTTCAACGATGAACAACTGACGTCAATCTTTCATATGGATGATTACACCAGTTTTAAGTTTAAACATAGTTATTATTATTGGATTCCACTGCTACTAAGACTAACAGGTGCTCGCTTAAATGAATTGTGTCAGCTATGGCGCGAAGATATTAAATTAATAGATAGTATTTGGTGCCTTATTATTCATGAAAACAACGATGGGCAACGAGTTAAGAATATGCATTCAGCTCGTATTATTCCAATTCATTCCGCTTTGCTAGAACGTGGTTTCATTGAGTTCGTAAAGTCAAAAAACACTAACTTATTATTTGATGAGTTGAAGGCAAAAAATGGATATTACTCTCACAGCGTATCGAAATGGTTTGCACGTCGTAGAGCATCACTTGGCTTAGGTAAAGGTCTTGATGCTCATTCATTCCGACATACATTCTCTTCAGAATTAAAAAGGAAAGAAGTTTCCAAATCTATTGTGGAGGAATTACTTGGTCATAGCCATAACTCAATTTCTTTTGACCTGTACGGAAAGAAATTTCAACCAAGCAAACTATTAGAAGTCGTAGAGTTAATTGATGACTCTCACCTTGCACATATAAAGCCATTTTACAACTAA